The region TTATATATCACCACGTTTCCGCCAGTGCCTTCAGTTCCCCCATCTCTCGGTCTAAGGGGTATCAAGCGAGGAGGGTGCGAAATCAAAACAAATGCAATCTATCAGATGCTTCGTGAATGCCCCGTGACCGTGTGCTGCCATAAAGCCGGTGAACCTAACAGGCACTCATCCGTCTTCGCAGGTCATGATGCCGCCGTGTCgtccaaaaacaaaaagaaactGAGAAAAAATGTAAAccgaaaaacaaaaatcagAATAATGTATGCgtcaagcaaaagaaaatgCAAGTATAAAAAGCACCATGCATAGGAAATGCATCAACTTGGGTGCTGCCACGTTCATGTGGCTACAGCCCCAACCGCAGTCGGGGATATGAATAGCGAAGCGTGGCTATTACCACCAAGACTGGGCACCAGGGCCGCCAGGGTTGCCATaaccaccgccgccgccgccgccgccgccgccgtagCCACCACCATAACCACCCTGAGGACCACcaaagccgccgccgccgtagCCAGAGCTCTGAGGGGGgccaccaaaaccaccaccactgttgccgccgaagcctccgcctccgcctccgccgccgaaCTTACGGAAGTCACGCGTAGCAGTGCCGcgaccaccacctccacgAGATCGACCACCACGGCCACCTCCACCGTAGGAGGATTCGCGAGCGATGGCCTCCAAGAAGGCGGGAACCTCCTGGTTGGCTTCTTTCAAAAGCTCCATGAGCTCACGGACAATACCACGGTTGCCACGGTTGAAGAAAGCAGTAGCAATGCCAGTGTTTCCTGCACGACCAGTACGACCAATTCGGTGTACGTAGTCATCGACATCGGTAGGCAAGTCGTAGTTGATGACGTGAGTGACGTTGGGGATATCAAGACCACGAGCGGCGACGGCAGTAGCAACCAAGATGGGGCATCGACCGTTGCGGAAGAACTCGAGGGCGCGCTCACGCTCACGCTGGGTGCGATCACCGTGAATGGACGTGGCAGGGAAGCTCTGGTTGATAAGGAAGTCCGACAGAGAGTCAGCCATGCGCTTCGTCTCAACGAAAATGAGTGTCAACCCGCCCGCGTGAGTGTGGAGAATATCGAGGAGAACGGATCGCTTGTCAATGtcctcaacaaactcaaCCTTCTGAGTAATATTCTCAGAGGTGGAACCGACACGGCCAACTGACAAGAAGATGTAGTCCTTGAGGAAATCTCTGGCAAGCATCTGGATGTCGCGAGGGAAGGTGGCCGAAAACATGAGAGTTTGACGGTCAGCCACGGCAGGCATGTCCTCGCCCTCTACGATGCGGCGAATCTGGGGTTCGAAACCCATGTCAAGCATGCGATCAGCCTCATCCAATACAAGATACTTAATGTTGCAGAGGGAGATGCGGCCACGCTCAATAAGATCGACCAGACGACCAGGAGTAGCGACCAAAAGGTCACAGCCTCGCTCAATCTGGCGAAGCTGGGAGCCAATATCGGCGCCACCATACACGACGCAGGGGCGAACCCAGGATCGGTAGGCAAATTTGCGAGCTTCGTCATAGATTTGAGAGACCAGCTCACGGGTGGGAGCAAGAATCAGAGAGGTAGGGTAGGCCTTGCGCTGACGACCAAACTGGCCAGCAGCGTTGGCCGGGACAGGCGAAGGGCCGTTGATGAAGGCCTGAGAAAGAATGGGGAAAAGGAAGCCACCAGTCTTGCCAGAACCAGTCTGAGCACAAGCCATGAGATCACGTCCGCCCATAACAATGGGGATGGAATACTTCTGCACAGGTGTGGGGACCTTGTAGTGAGCCAGCTCGATGTTGCGGCAGAGATGTTCATCCAGAGGAGGAGTGGTAAACTGAAGAACAGCCTCGGGAACATCATGACCGGAGGCTTCAACGGGAATGTCGTCGTATTTCTCAAAGTTGATGCCCGTGTGCTGCTTGGAAGGATCATCGACTGTGGCACCGAAGAGCTCACGCTCAAGACGGGGGTTAGCCGGTCCAGGAACGTGCTTTCCATCGCGCCACTGGCCATCACCAGAGCCTCGGGCAGTGTAGCCACCGCCGGAGTGGCCATCGTGACCGCCGCCAGAGTAACCACCTCCACGACCGCCCCAACCTCCGCGACGGTTATTCTGGAAAGACGGGGGAGCACCACCTTCGGGTCCGTTGCTCCAGTTGTTCTGGCGACCACCGTAGCCGGGGCCGGGACCGGGGCCAGCATTGTTGCTATTACGACGTTAGCGAGGGGTCTTCTTCGAGCTTCATCTGCCAGGCATCCAGCAAACTTCAAATGTAATGGAGTAGGTACTTACCCAGCCCAAgagctgttgttgaggcCATTAGGGGCGCCGTTGGGAGCACCGCCATTCATAGCAGGGGGAGGGCCAGCAGGAGGGCCAGCAGGAGGACCAGGAGGAGGACCGGGTCGGTTTCGCATGTGAGGCGGGATGTACGAGCGCTGGGGCTGctggccatcaccaaggcTCAGGCCACCCATGTTAAGTTGTTCCGCCATATTGGAAGTTTAGAGAACTGTTGTTGCAACTGTTTCTTCGTTCGTAACGTGGACTTCGTAGAAGGGCGGGTATATGCTTTCCGTATCTGGAAGAGACGCGAAAAACAAGTCGATGGTTGTCAAAAAAAATCACCCTCGCAAAAAGACGAATGAGTGAAATCAGAAATGGTATCTGCCGGATCGTGTTGTGAACGACGAGACAGAAAGATTCGGCtaaaagaaaggaaaggaaggaatGCGCTCCTGACTTTTCTTTCCCGGAAATATTATTAAGAAAACAAACAGCCGATGCTTGCAGTATCCCTCGAAGAAGCAAACAGAATCTTCAAAGGAAAGACAGACGGTCTCTAGAATGACCTGGGAtgggagaggatggatgAGAGGAGGGGAGATGAAGGGTTTGTGGATTTAGAGGTCTGAGTTGTgggaggaaaggaaaagaaaagggacAGGCAAGACGTTTTGGAGGCGAAAAGGGAAGGGGAAAAAATTGGTTCGCGGGTGGCCAGGAAGAGGCTAGTGCCCAATCAAGGAGGGTCAAATTTttttggttttttttttttccctctgCCTTTTGTCGGTCGGTCGCTGGCAGGCAAGGCCACATGCAGCCTGTGAGGCTCACCACGCTTGTCAGCTGGCGGACACCTGCGCGGTGTCAGAGCGGACTTGACGGATAGTGGATACCGCCTCACCAGGAGGAGCCACTGAGATTGTTGCGAAGCAGCCGCAGACCACAAGCGTAACCAACGAGAGGCGCCCAAAATTGAATGAAACTATGTGCGGTGAGCAACACCGAACGCCTCGTCCAGTGCTCTGTACTCCATAGAAACTGACAGGAAAGGCCTTCCTACATGAGGTTTGGTGCAGTCAAGTCCGGTCTTTCAACGTTGGTCCGTTTGAACCGGTCAGTAAATATGTCAACAGCTCCAATGTTCAGTGTCCTCCGTCGAATGTTCAACTGGTCTCATTCCACCAACACCTACATGTAGCCCCTAACACCTGCTGGATGCACTGTGCTTCAGCGGTTGGCTCACTGAAGCAGCTATTTTTGGCCCCTACGGTCCCTTGTGTTTGCGCACAATGCAggtcaagtgtctggtgtgcccagtgccatttgatgccaggCTTAACTCACGCTGGCTGTGGTCTGGCGTCTGCCCAATGGGCGTCATGCCGTCCATGGCTCATCATCGAATGTGGAGGAATCAAGGGCAGGCGATGCCGACCAGCCAGTACTTTACCTTGGTCGGGTGTCAGTAAATCGAGTACTCGGCATGTACCCAACGGCCTGCCCGCCTGACGGCCACCACCTCTACGAGTCAGGCTGGATACCTAACAGCTACGTCCAGCTGCCGAATCATCCAACTGCGCACGACGTCATTGCTGTGAGGCGCCTTGTGGAATGATACATCAGACTCTCGCCTCAACTTTGTCGGAGTTGAGGTGATGATATTACAGTAGGTCATATCCTCAGATCGTTTGTGGCCTTCACAAAGTTGCCCTAGTTGAGTATATATGCCAGTCATTCCATTCAAAAGATTTTTTttgaatttttttttttttcttagGTTGTGCTATCGAAACTCTACGGATACCTTGGTGGCTAGACCAAACTCAACCCTTGCGCTCCGTATTGCTCCCCAGGCAACATAGAACTTTGCTCAAACGTACGTTTCGCACTGGTGGTTTGAACCCTCCGTTCTTTGCGTATTCCTGGCGACTTTGTAGTCCAAATCCCCAGTCGGCCTGAAACTTGCAACAATAGATGACACGCAAGATAATCCGAAACACAAACGCCAATTATCGCAGCAGCATCCACCTGCCTTGAAGGTTGTCATTATCACATTTCACAAGCCAAAGCAACCCGACTAATCTTCATATTGCCTTCTCATTTCCAAGTACGCAGCTCCGGTCCCCAGACATCAGATTCCCTGTCCTCGCCACCGCACCCATGGGTATTGCCGCCTGTGGCGGAACCAGGGGCATGCAACGCCATACAAGGGCTCGGATGACAGTGGACACGTGCTCCAAATTGGACGATCCATCAACAGGATTGTAGATGCCTGCTTATTCTCTGGACTCGTCATATTGCCTGcgaccaacctcaaccatAAAATAGTCAGAGAATCTCTAATGACAAAGTTGCCTTGCAGGTGGCAAAATAAATTTGGGTGACTGTTGACAGCGTATCGTGGCGTCGGCAATGCTTGTGGCGGTGCCTGACCACACATGACAGTTCACCGACAACTTGACTAACGAAACTGAACTTCCGCAATACGGAAGCTTGTAAACTGTAACAAAAATTTGCCGCCCGGTTTGCTTAGTGCAACGCGGCTCGATATTCTACACGATTCTCGGCTCCCAGAAGACTTAACTTGTAAACATTCGGGGGCGAGCATTAGTTTAGGGTAGGATGGCATTTCAGCAAAACACTTGCACATTGATTCACCAAAAGGAGACGCTGTCTCATTTATCAGCCTCCAAGGCCAGTTCGTCATGATATTAGTACAGATCTCATCTTTCTTTCTCCGTCTAAGCACTCTTTACAACCTTGTCGTCATCCATCTGGATCTCTTGAATCCCATCAGCCTTGATCACCTTGACCACCATGCCCTTGAAATCAATCGGTAATCGTCGCTTAAGCTCATCCGTGCACATCTCTAGAAGCTTTTTGCCCTGTACAAACGTGATGTCGGGGTGGTGGTGCTTATCCAGGATGGACAAACAGTAGTATCTGTGCGAAACACCATGGTTAGTTCGCCTGCTGTTCCATAAAGAATCGAAGAATCTCATCTGGTGGTCTACTTACTGCGCATAGCCGTGGGCAGCATACGGTACCTCTGCCAATGACGCCAAATAATCCAACCAGTACAAGTGCGGCTTGCCCGTGATGGGGTCAACACCTCCCATCAACAGATTTACATTGTATGGGTGACGGGATCGCAAGCTTGTTGCTAGCTCTCCACGAACAAAGTGTGCCAGGCCAGAGGGTGAAAGATCGGTCTCGTTTCGCATCGAGTAGAGTTGAGCGTTTCTTTGAATGTACTCGGCAAATTGCACTGCGGGCCGTCGTCAGCATTGGAACTTTGTTTGTCTACTATGATCACGTTAGGTCGCGATCCGGCCTGCTGTACCTGTATCACCGGCTTCTCCCGAAAACGCCATCAAAGTGTGCTTGTTCAGAGCTCTCGTTTTGTCATCTGCAGCCTTGAGAATGGTTGCACCACGCATCGCTgccttggaggcggcgatgATGGTGAAGTCTTTGCCCGTAATTCCCAGTAGAACCTCCCTATGGCATGCTGTCAGAACCCCAATCCTTGTGAGAGACCGCAAAAAGGAGATACTCACATTGTGACAAATGTTTCCGGGCTCCTGTCGTTTGTTGAGGCTGCAGGACGGTGATGTAGTGGTGGATGAATATATGGAGGTTGGGTGTAGCTTGCTTGAAAGCAACAAGAGCTTCACACCTCTCCAACCAAGTCCATTGGCCCGCTAGGCTGTAGCGCTGCGCGTCAATGAGCTCGCCTGGCTCTGCACCAGAGGCGCCCCATTGATTTGTGCCGACTGTCACCGCCTGGTACTCGGAGACACTATTTACCGATAGCAGCTGGTGATTGGATGAAGCGGGGACGGATAGTGGGGTCTCGATTTTCAGTCTATCCAccttcaactttttttttctgaGGTAGAGACACTGCACAGGACATCACAGACCTAGGCGGGACAGGAAGTCGAATTGCCAGAATTCACCAGGTGAGCGACAATGTCGTCTTTTTTCACCATTCCTGGGTcccaaaagaagaggaagcggACCTCTGTCCCAGAAGCACCAAAGAAAAGAGTTGCCGGTGCCAaaacatccacatccaaaGCGGCCTCGAGACCAAATGGTGCCACCAAGCGAAGAGTCGAACGAGACGAGTCAATCTCTGGTAGCGACTCTGACGATGACGAAAATTACGACAGCCCCTCAGACGcaggcgacgatgaagacgTAGAGGATCGCCAGAGTtcagacgaagaaggcgaaaCCGCAGCCGAGAAACGACTTCGCCTAGCTGAGCGGTATCTGGAGAATGTCAAGGAGCACGTGGACGAAGCTGGCTTCGATGCAGCCGACATTGACCGCGATTTGATCGCCGAACGGCTAcaggaagatgttgctgaGACGAAAGGCAGGGTATACCGGCAACTAGCCGCGCAATTGGCATTCAACAAGGCGTCGCAAACTTTTTTCCGCTCCAATACCAACTCTGTTACATCCATCGCCGCATGCTCCCCGTTTGTATACACTGCGACAAAAGACCTGGTTCTACACAAATGGAGGATACAGGATTTACCCCAGGACCAATTCCCTCAAACAACCAAACGAAAACCCAAGAAGCCTCCTGCACCACCAAGAAAACGGCCCCAACTGGTGGCGTGGATCAAGGGCAGGAAGAGCAAAAGCAAGGACAGAAATTACAAGAGGCACACTGGGCAAATCTTGGCGGTTGCAGCATCTCCCGATGGCAAATATGTTGTGACGGGTGGCGAGGACAAGAAGTTGATTATCTACGAGGCTGACACCCTTACGCCAATAAAAGTCATGACACACCATCGAGATGCTGTTACAGGGCTGGCGTTCCGCCGAGGTACCAACCAACTTTATTCATCGTCAAGAGACAGGACTGTAAAGGTATGGAGCCTGGATGAACTGGCCTACATTGAGACGTTGTTTGGTCACCAAGACCACGTCGTCGACATTGACGCCCTTGCGCAAGAGCGCTGCGTCTCCGTTGGCGCACGAGATCGGACGGCCCGGCTATGGAAAGTCATGGAGGAGACGCAACTCGTTTTCCGTGGTGGAGCGGTCGACAGGAAGAACATTCCACAAGGGGTCGATCCCCGGTCACTTCTCCACGAAGGAAGCATGGACCGCATTTCCATGATCGACGACGACCTCTTTGTCACCGGAAGCGATAACGGGGCAATTGCCCTTTGGAGTgtcaccaagaagaagccagTTTATATCCAGCCACTTGCACATGGCCTTGATCCCGCCCTAGATCCTCTGGCCGCCTCCGCAGAGGCCAATCCCGACGCGAAAAAGGTTGTTCCCGCTCCCACGCCACGATGGATAACCGCCCTCAGAACGATACCCTACTCAGACATCATCCTCAGTGGTAGCTGGGACGGACATGTCCGTGTATGGAAGCTCAccgaggacaagaagaagattgagcAGATTGGTGTCCTGGGCGACTTCGCCGACGACTACGATAACGACTCAGTTGAAGATGCTCCTACAGCGAACGGCACAGCAGAGTCACATCGGCCCATACCTGGAGTGGTGAATGACATTGCCGTGTTTGAACGAGGTGAACGGGGCAAGGATGGACTTTGtgtcgttgctgctgtggcaCGGGAACACCGCTTTGGAAGGTGGAAAGTGTTCAAGGATGGTGTGCGTAATGGCGGCGTGGTATTTGAGGTGTCGAGGATACCTACCGCGGAAGTGAATGGGAACCATGAGGATGCGGAATCGGTttctgatgacgacgagtGATTCATAGCGTGGAGCATTGTACATAGACTTCATTGTCTGGCGTATGGGCATTGTTATAATAAAAGCAATCATGGGCTGGAATCGCTTGTTACGGTTTTATTCCCACTTATTTTATCTGAAGCTTTATCTACTTTACTAGGTGAAAATGCAGGCTACATTGTCAGCCACTAACCCCTTTGTTCCTGTGTAGAAAGATTCACGGAACATGTTGCGTCAAATTGATCAAGAATATCGGCTGGTAGGCTATCGTCTTGTCTGGATCCCAGCTTGGTAAGGTAGTACAGATTGACTCCTACTTTTTCGCCCAGTACGAGGCAAAGCGCAAAAAAGTCTTTGGCAGCAACGGCGTCTATGAAAAGAAAGAACTGACACATTGCATAGGAAGATATCGTActtttgtcatttcttgATGCGATCACCAGCGCATGCAGTTaaacatgcatgtgcagtTGTCTACTGTAACCAGGCATTGGATATAATGAAGCAACGAGGCTCATTGAAGCGGTTGCAAGTGTCAATTAGCACAATCGGCCAGATGACAAGTTTGCGTAGATTGTAAAGCAGGCTTTAGTTAGAGCTTCACAGTTATTGATTATTACTCAGATCCCAACTAATGTTTCCCCCAAGGGCATTGGCAATGTCCTTGACGATAATACCGCATAACGCATTACCAAGTCTATGCGATTCGCCATAACACAAAGTCGGCGCACAAGACGTCGATCATGTCCAGTGCCTCATGGCCATACGAACTATTCACAGGCTGCAACAGGATAAATTCTCTGGCACTACAATGTACACTTGTAATGTAGAGCACACATATAGAGACAGTAAACATTAAGCACCTTACAAACAAAGTAGTGTGCCAGTCGCATTCATCGcatccaacaccatgcaTAGTCTGCCTGTACACCGAACAACAAGCCATGTAAATATCAAGATCTAAATCAATAGTCGCAACCGCACTGGCGCAATTTTCCCCAAATATTTCGCATCTGTTTCAGcaaatacggagtacgttGCCAAGAAAGCATTGCATTTGTCAATCTAAGTGAGTTTGTCATCGTCCACATTTGTAATGGCGTCGTGGCTGCAATTAGCCAGTTTCAGCCGCACCCAAAATGGCAACTATAAAACCATccacagccatcaccaaaactATAATGCATCAACACAGGCAGCAACAGCTATAATTGCACTTTATTTCATCAAGTTAAGAATAAATTGAAACTGTAATTCGCAAGTATTTACCATGTCTTTACCATACTGGATCATCGACGTCTTCTCTACGACTCCCTACAAGGGCAATCCTCTTGCCATTGtggacaacaccaccgccaacttGTCAACCACACAGCTCAAACTGATTACTCGACAATTCAACCTCTCTGAAACAACCTTCTTTTCAAAACCGTCCAAAGCGGAGGCAACATATCGTCTTCGTTCATTCCTACCTGATGGAAGGGAAGTTTTTGGCGCCGGACACAACATCCTTGGTGTATGGTGGTTCCTCGCATCCTCAGGGAGACTGGATTTGACTAGTCCAAAGGCTGTGCGTGAGGATGGCACAGAGGAGCATGTTGTTTTTCAGGAATTGGGAACAGATGTTTTGCCAGTAACCATATTGAAGAAGGGGTCTGAATTCTCAGTTGCTCTGCGACAAGCTCCCCCACAGGCACATGGTGTTCATCCCGAACCAGCAAGTCTAGCAGCCAGCATTGGATTATCCGCcgatgaagttggtgttgctgtcaatggccCCAAGGGACAAGTCCAGCTTCAACCTCAAGTCATGTCAACTTCGACCACGCATCATCTCCTCGTTCCAGTGTCGTCAGTTGATGCCTTGAACAAGGTTTCCGTTCAAAAGGATAAGTTGCTCGAACAGCTGGCTCTGGTGGATAAGCGTGCCTACGGACTCTTTTTGTTCACGCCAGTGGAGGGTAAGGGCGAGAGACCGTCATTCCAGGCCCGTTTCTTTAGCCCCGGGATGTCGGGTGAGGATCCTGCTACGGGGAGTGCGGCTGGGCCTTTCTCTGCCTATCTCTATAAGAGCGGTGCTTTGGCAgtggatggggatgttggCGAGATTGAGGTCCATCAAGGATTGAGGGTTGGTAGACACTGTATTATTCGGGTTAGAATTGAGACTGCAGGCGAGCTTGGTGTTGATCTTTTGGGAGGGGGTGTTGAGGTTGCGGATGGGACGATTCGTGTTCCTGGCGAGGAGTTGGGGTTTTGAAGACGTCCGGATTCTGGAATATGTGAGCGGGCGGATTTTCATCCGAGGGAAGAAGGGTGGGGGTAGTATATGCTTCACATTGGATGTCTTGATGCGAATAACCATAACGAGTAGCAATGCATTTCATAGCCATTATACATTTATTTTCAATTTATTTTGCAGAcacatgttggttgtggtcAGTGTTTTGAGTGCAGCCTTGAGCTacgattgacttgacttgactttggcctGTCTGGCTCAAGTTCAGCTCCACAGATGCAGATCGGCAGGGTCCGCTGCAACGTCAtccagaaccagacatttgaacagcttcagcttcagacAGCCCAGTTAATATTCACCTCCTATCGTCAACCACCAGGCACCATCCTAACACATCTCCAACTCCGCAgctcaatctcaacccaCGGCATAGCGCACCACACACCTCTATTCAACCCTCAGCGCATGACACAAACCACGCATCCACGCGCAAAATGATGTCGTCCACCAACGAGGAGGATCCCttcctccaagtccaacagTAAGTCCAATGCCCTCCGCATCACCAAGTACTTCAATAGCTCACAACACCAGGGACGTCCTCGCCCAACTCTCATCCACCCGCCCCCTCTTCGCCTCCTACCTCCGCATCCGCTCCCTCACCAACACCCCCTCGTCCCCCGAACTCGCCTCCGCCCGCAGCGACCTCGAGGACGCGCTGTCCACCCTCGCCGAAGACCTGTCCGACCTCGTCGCCTCCGTGCAGGCCATCGAGTCCAACCCCTCACAATATGGCATCTCCTCCACCGAAGTCTCCCGACGCAAGCGCCTCGTCCAAGAGGTCGGCGGCGAAATCGAAGACATGCGCGAGGAGCTCGCCAAGAAAATTGACCACCAGCCCCATCACAGAGAACACCTCCCCGATCCGGATTCGTTTGCCgttggcgacggcgacggcgacgccTACGCCGAGCTCgagcaccagcagcagctggagatgatgcgCGAGCAGGACGAGCATCTGGACGGGGTGTTCCAGACGGTCGGCAACTTGAGACAGCAGGCGGATGCGATGGGGAGGGAGATAGAGGAGCAGAATGAGATGGTGGACGAGTTCAACCAAACGGCTGATAGGGTGGGCGGCACGCTGCAGGTGGGAATGCAAAAGCTGCAGCATGTGGTGACGAAGAATGAGGACAAGTGGAGTAGTTGCTGTATTGCCGTGTTGATATTTGTCCTGATCTTGCTGTTGATTCTTTTGCTGGTTTTGTAGAAATCCCCTCCTTTTGGGGGGAGGAGGAAAGCGTGGGCATGTTGGAAGCAGTTGATGAGCGAGTGCTTCTATTTTGTTTTTTATCACTGTACAGATTTGGGGTTCGGAGTTCTCAGGTGGGATACATTTACTACACTGGGTTGTCAATCGTCTTTATAtaaatacctaggtaggctAGAATTCATATCGTATTGTTTGGCTGCTAGACTATGTTGTCTTGATTTAAATGTGGTCCTAGAGTTCATCTTAAATTGCATTTGCTCTTGGATCCAGGATTTTCCCGCCTTGCTAACCCCATCTAAATTATAAAACGCCATCCTATGCAATCAGGTTCTTGTTTCCAGCCCAAGCCTAGCCGTGGTATACCACATCGGATAATGTATTTCGAAGCTCCATGACGCCAATATCTAGTATCCCCCCTTATCTTGCCCCAACATCGTCTTGATATACGCAGAGTACAGTctatgccaatgccaatcCACCATCTGAGCGGAGAATATCTGCCAAAGCACGCAGGGACCCTGCAGCGGATGAATT is a window of Pochonia chlamydosporia 170 chromosome 5, whole genome shotgun sequence DNA encoding:
- a CDS encoding target SNARE coiled-coil domain-containing protein (similar to Metarhizium robertsii ARSEF 23 XP_007825385.1); the encoded protein is MMSSTNEEDPFLQVQQDVLAQLSSTRPLFASYLRIRSLTNTPSSPELASARSDLEDALSTLAEDLSDLVASVQAIESNPSQYGISSTEVSRRKRLVQEVGGEIEDMREELAKKIDHQPHHREHLPDPDSFAVGDGDGDAYAELEHQQQLEMMREQDEHLDGVFQTVGNLRQQADAMGREIEEQNEMVDEFNQTADRVGGTLQVGMQKLQHVVTKNEDKWSSCCIAVLIFVLILLLILLLVL
- a CDS encoding phenazine biosynthesis protein (similar to Verticillium alfalfae VaMs.102 XP_003001761.1) codes for the protein MSLPYWIIDVFSTTPYKGNPLAIVDNTTANLSTTQLKLITRQFNLSETTFFSKPSKAEATYRLRSFLPDGREVFGAGHNILGVWWFLASSGRLDLTSPKAVREDGTEEHVVFQELGTDVLPVTILKKGSEFSVALRQAPPQAHGVHPEPASLAASIGLSADEVGVAVNGPKGQVQLQPQVMSTSTTHHLLVPVSSVDALNKVSVQKDKLLEQLALVDKRAYGLFLFTPVEGKGERPSFQARFFSPGMSGEDPATGSAAGPFSAYLYKSGALAVDGDVGEIEVHQGLRVGRHCIIRVRIETAGELGVDLLGGGVEVADGTIRVPGEELGF
- a CDS encoding proteasome B-type subunit (similar to Metarhizium robertsii ARSEF 23 XP_007825387.1) — protein: MRGATILKAADDKTRALNKHTLMAFSGEAGDTVQFAEYIQRNAQLYSMRNETDLSPSGLAHFVRGELATSLRSRHPYNVNLLMGGVDPITGKPHLYWLDYLASLAEVPYAAHGYAQYYCLSILDKHHHPDITFVQGKKLLEMCTDELKRRLPIDFKGMVVKVIKADGIQEIQMDDDKVVKSA
- a CDS encoding rRNA processing protein RRP9 (similar to Chaetomium globosum CBS 148.51 XP_001228974.1); this translates as MSSFFTIPGSQKKRKRTSVPEAPKKRVAGAKTSTSKAASRPNGATKRRVERDESISGSDSDDDENYDSPSDAGDDEDVEDRQSSDEEGETAAEKRLRLAERYLENVKEHVDEAGFDAADIDRDLIAERLQEDVAETKGRVYRQLAAQLAFNKASQTFFRSNTNSVTSIAACSPFVYTATKDLVLHKWRIQDLPQDQFPQTTKRKPKKPPAPPRKRPQLVAWIKGRKSKSKDRNYKRHTGQILAVAASPDGKYVVTGGEDKKLIIYEADTLTPIKVMTHHRDAVTGLAFRRGTNQLYSSSRDRTVKVWSLDELAYIETLFGHQDHVVDIDALAQERCVSVGARDRTARLWKVMEETQLVFRGGAVDRKNIPQGVDPRSLLHEGSMDRISMIDDDLFVTGSDNGAIALWSVTKKKPVYIQPLAHGLDPALDPLAASAEANPDAKKVVPAPTPRWITALRTIPYSDIILSGSWDGHVRVWKLTEDKKKIEQIGVLGDFADDYDNDSVEDAPTANGTAESHRPIPGVVNDIAVFERGERGKDGLCVVAAVAREHRFGRWKVFKDGVRNGGVVFEVSRIPTAEVNGNHEDAESVSDDDE
- a CDS encoding ATP-dependent RNA helicase ded1 (similar to Aspergillus terreus NIH2624 XP_001214616.1); translation: MAEQLNMGGLSLGDGQQPQRSYIPPHMRNRPGPPPGPPAGPPAGPPPAMNGGAPNGAPNGLNNSSWAGNNAGPGPGPGYGGRQNNWSNGPEGGAPPSFQNNRRGGWGGRGGGYSGGGHDGHSGGGYTARGSGDGQWRDGKHVPGPANPRLERELFGATVDDPSKQHTGINFEKYDDIPVEASGHDVPEAVLQFTTPPLDEHLCRNIELAHYKVPTPVQKYSIPIVMGGRDLMACAQTGSGKTGGFLFPILSQAFINGPSPVPANAAGQFGRQRKAYPTSLILAPTRELVSQIYDEARKFAYRSWVRPCVVYGGADIGSQLRQIERGCDLLVATPGRLVDLIERGRISLCNIKYLVLDEADRMLDMGFEPQIRRIVEGEDMPAVADRQTLMFSATFPRDIQMLARDFLKDYIFLSVGRVGSTSENITQKVEFVEDIDKRSVLLDILHTHAGGLTLIFVETKRMADSLSDFLINQSFPATSIHGDRTQRERERALEFFRNGRCPILVATAVAARGLDIPNVTHVINYDLPTDVDDYVHRIGRTGRAGNTGIATAFFNRGNRGIVRELMELLKEANQEVPAFLEAIARESSYGGGGRGGRSRGGGGRGTATRDFRKFGGGGGGGGFGGNSGGGFGGPPQSSGYGGGGFGGPQGGYGGGYGGGGGGGGGGYGNPGGPGAQSWW